A region from the Paenarthrobacter aurescens genome encodes:
- a CDS encoding DUF72 domain-containing protein — MGIRIGTSGWSYDHWEDVLYPPGLPAAKRLAHYMSRFNTVELNASFYRWPRDTSFASWRERLPAGFAMSVKAPRGLTHGKKLYSPEVWVERIVRCWHELGDKRAVLLVQLPPDLQRDDARLDYFLATVPQWVRIAVEFRHDSWDHPDVYALLERRGAAYCIMSGAHLPCILRATAPFVYIRLHGPDHEHLYGGSYSEDDLRWWADRIREWDGNGKDVYVYFNNDGGGNAVRNADTLRWLLGVS, encoded by the coding sequence ATGGGCATCCGCATTGGCACCTCGGGCTGGAGCTACGACCATTGGGAGGACGTGCTGTATCCCCCGGGTCTTCCTGCGGCCAAGCGCCTGGCCCACTACATGTCGCGATTTAACACAGTCGAGCTGAATGCGAGTTTCTACCGATGGCCTCGCGACACTTCCTTCGCGAGTTGGAGGGAGCGACTCCCGGCCGGTTTCGCCATGTCGGTAAAAGCGCCGCGAGGCCTGACGCACGGCAAGAAGCTCTATAGTCCCGAAGTTTGGGTGGAACGGATTGTGCGCTGCTGGCACGAACTCGGCGACAAAAGGGCTGTCCTGCTGGTCCAGCTACCACCTGATCTTCAACGGGACGACGCCCGACTCGACTACTTCCTGGCCACCGTTCCGCAGTGGGTCCGCATCGCCGTCGAGTTTCGTCATGACAGTTGGGACCACCCGGACGTGTACGCCTTGCTGGAGCGTCGAGGCGCCGCCTACTGCATCATGAGCGGCGCCCATCTGCCGTGCATCCTCCGGGCCACCGCACCATTCGTGTACATTCGGCTGCACGGCCCGGACCATGAGCACCTCTACGGCGGCTCATACTCCGAAGATGATCTGCGATGGTGGGCGGACCGGATTCGCGAGTGGGACGGCAACGGCAAGGACGTATACGTCTACTTCAACAACGACGGCGGTGGTAACGCCGTGCGGAACGCTGACACTCTGCGGTGGCTGCTTGGGGTCAGTTGA